One segment of Apus apus isolate bApuApu2 chromosome 1, bApuApu2.pri.cur, whole genome shotgun sequence DNA contains the following:
- the C1H11orf97 gene encoding uncharacterized protein C11orf97 homolog gives MRAAGPERAAGAAGGGPGEAAGPGQAFFPAGKKPVYAEPSRRLKEILEEELCFWKEGCQVKHPAAVALEGVWTMKNKFSVGSLKPVSQNRNCLLLQPQFYSRHAGMKSKNQQLLNFGAVKT, from the exons ATGAGGGCGGCGGGCCCggagcgggcggcgggcgcggcgggcggcggcccTGGCGAGGCGGCGGGACCCGGGCAGGCCT TTTTCCCAGCAGGGAAGAAACCCGTGTACGCTGAGCCCTCCCGGAGACTGAAAGAAATACTTGAAGAAGAGCTTTGTTTTTGGAAAGAAGGGTGCCAGGTTAAGCATCCAGCGGCAG TGGCTCTGGAAGGAGTTTGGACTATGAAAAATAAGTTCTCCGTTGGAAGTCTGAAACCAGTGTCCCAGAACAGAAATTGTTTGCTTCTACAGCCTCAATTCTACTCAAGGCATGCAGGAATGAAAAGCAAGAATCAACA ATTGCTGAACTTTGGTGCTGTGAAGACCTGA